The following proteins come from a genomic window of Frankia casuarinae:
- a CDS encoding WS/DGAT domain-containing protein: MALLDVVTKAGPERTYARPLTSGDRAYLAFSRLNPGEFQDVGALLFVDGPPLELADLRAHVAERLRDPRARMLTDRLETVAVRFSGRRSTANETLWVRGPGLNVDDHVVAMDLPSADGVGGVGGVGGGDGGAGDARLRAAVDRIAAQPIDLSRSPWMLYLLRAPGSSGTVLVYRTSHIQQDGFALYQALHLLFGGEDELDLGLPPAVRRPRPSDYAGFVGRGLRCLAPTRALDAWGGPPAGPARHSWVTTDLGTLRAVARHHDVTVNDVYLAALAGALRTWSLPEWRRDRQPIHALMPISFRTAAERNVLSNYSSGVRVPLPCGEPDPGRRLAWIAAETRRMKKGGLGVVERHHFSTLATIASPRMLAGAAAYPAQIRKMALVASNVRTMRGPLAVAGRAVTGLVGTGQLLVGRQHLAVAMLGIDERVGVTFVASASVPNHARLGQLWLAELDVLSRLVPSRRRERA; this comes from the coding sequence ATGGCCCTGCTCGACGTGGTCACGAAGGCCGGTCCCGAGCGGACATACGCTCGTCCACTGACCTCGGGTGACCGGGCCTACCTCGCCTTCAGCCGGCTCAATCCCGGGGAGTTCCAGGACGTCGGTGCGCTGTTGTTCGTCGACGGCCCTCCGCTGGAGCTGGCGGACCTGCGTGCGCACGTCGCCGAGCGGCTGCGCGACCCCCGGGCACGGATGCTTACCGACCGTCTCGAGACTGTCGCGGTCCGGTTCTCCGGTCGCCGCTCGACGGCGAACGAGACCCTCTGGGTCCGCGGTCCGGGCCTGAACGTCGACGACCACGTTGTCGCCATGGACCTACCGTCCGCCGACGGTGTTGGCGGTGTTGGCGGTGTGGGCGGGGGCGACGGTGGTGCCGGCGATGCGCGGCTGCGTGCCGCCGTCGACCGCATTGCCGCCCAGCCGATCGACCTCAGCCGGTCGCCGTGGATGCTCTACCTGCTGCGCGCCCCGGGGTCGTCCGGCACGGTGCTGGTGTATCGGACCAGCCACATCCAGCAGGACGGCTTCGCGCTCTACCAGGCGCTGCACCTGCTCTTCGGGGGGGAGGACGAACTCGACCTCGGTCTGCCTCCCGCTGTCCGCCGGCCGCGGCCCTCGGACTATGCGGGTTTCGTCGGCCGGGGGCTGCGTTGCCTGGCGCCCACCCGCGCCCTCGACGCCTGGGGCGGGCCGCCGGCCGGGCCGGCGCGACATTCCTGGGTCACCACCGATCTGGGCACGCTGCGAGCGGTGGCCCGCCACCACGATGTCACGGTCAACGACGTCTATCTCGCCGCGCTCGCCGGGGCGCTGCGGACGTGGTCCCTTCCCGAATGGCGCCGGGACCGTCAGCCCATCCACGCGCTGATGCCCATCAGTTTCCGGACCGCCGCCGAACGGAACGTGCTGTCGAACTATTCCTCGGGCGTGCGTGTCCCGCTTCCCTGCGGGGAGCCGGACCCCGGCCGGCGACTGGCGTGGATCGCCGCGGAGACCCGTCGCATGAAGAAGGGCGGGCTGGGGGTGGTGGAACGTCACCACTTCTCCACCCTGGCGACGATCGCCTCGCCCCGCATGCTCGCGGGCGCCGCCGCTTACCCGGCCCAGATCCGGAAGATGGCCCTGGTGGCGAGCAACGTCCGGACGATGCGCGGGCCGCTGGCTGTCGCGGGACGCGCGGTGACCGGGCTGGTCGGCACGGGCCAACTACTCGTCGGACGTCAGCATCTGGCCGTCGCCATGCTTGGCATCGACGAGCGGGTCGGTGTCACGTTCGTGGCCAGTGCCAGCGTGCCGAACCACGCCCGGTTGGGGCAGCTGTGGCTGGCGGAACTCGACGTGCTCAGCCGGCTGGTGCCCTCACGCCGGCGTGAGCGTGCCTGA
- the pheA gene encoding prephenate dehydratase has translation MPAYPPRYTYLGPEGTFTEAALRTLPDARTHELFPSLSVAEALDAVRNGDASGALVPIENSVEGAVTATLDELATGRPLMICREVLLPISFALLVRPGTTLEDVKTVTGHPVARAQVRRWLAAHLPYAEWESAASNAEGARLVREGRFDCAFAGEFTARRYRLEALVTDIHDVPDATTRFVLLGRPGRATAPTNTDKTSIVVWPAADEPGALLELLQEWAVRGANLMRIESRPTGEGLGRYCFSIDAEGHISDRRVREALMGLHRICRKIRFLGSYPRADEAAPSVPPSMTDHEFVRAADWLARCLDGRGEDWEACGSGRRACLGGVRTGRRADAIRRPLFGAPDEAVP, from the coding sequence TTGCCTGCTTACCCCCCCCGCTACACCTACCTCGGCCCCGAGGGGACCTTCACCGAGGCCGCGCTGCGGACGCTGCCGGATGCGCGGACGCATGAGCTGTTCCCCTCCCTCTCCGTGGCGGAGGCGTTGGACGCGGTGCGCAACGGGGACGCGTCCGGCGCGCTGGTACCGATCGAGAACTCCGTCGAGGGGGCAGTTACCGCCACGCTGGACGAGCTCGCGACCGGCAGGCCGCTGATGATCTGCCGCGAGGTGCTGCTACCGATCAGCTTCGCGCTGCTCGTGCGGCCGGGAACCACGCTGGAGGACGTCAAGACCGTCACCGGCCACCCGGTCGCCCGGGCCCAGGTACGCCGCTGGCTCGCGGCTCACCTGCCGTACGCGGAGTGGGAATCGGCCGCGTCCAACGCCGAGGGGGCCCGGCTGGTGCGGGAGGGGCGCTTCGACTGCGCCTTCGCCGGGGAGTTCACCGCACGGCGCTACCGACTGGAGGCCCTCGTGACCGACATCCACGACGTCCCCGACGCCACCACCCGTTTCGTCCTGCTCGGCCGTCCAGGCCGCGCCACCGCGCCGACCAACACGGACAAGACGTCCATCGTGGTGTGGCCGGCCGCGGACGAGCCGGGCGCGCTGCTGGAACTCCTGCAGGAATGGGCCGTTCGCGGGGCCAACCTGATGCGGATCGAGTCCCGGCCGACCGGCGAGGGCCTGGGCCGGTACTGCTTCTCGATCGACGCGGAAGGGCACATCAGCGACCGCCGGGTGCGCGAGGCCCTGATGGGGCTGCACCGGATCTGCCGGAAGATCCGTTTCCTGGGGTCTTACCCCCGCGCCGACGAGGCCGCCCCGTCCGTACCCCCAAGCATGACGGATCACGAGTTCGTCAGGGCCGCCGACTGGCTCGCTCGCTGCCTGGACGGCCGTGGTGAGGACTGGGAGGCGTGCGGATCTGGGCGGCGTGCGTGCCTGGGCGGCGTGCGAACTGGGCGGCGTGCGGACGCGATCCGGCGGCCATTGTTCGGTGCGCCTGATGAAGCGGTGCCATAG
- a CDS encoding dihydrolipoamide acetyltransferase family protein: MAAVREFPLPDLGEGLTSAEVVRWLVGVGDVITVDQPVAEVETAKAVVEVPCPYAGVVTSLAGLAGTSVPVGTPLITVAVSEPAAGRTGSGNILVGYGTSTEPPRTRRRRRVGAPGAPPVPALTPTPGPATPLGPSAQTVVKVVSPLVRRFARENSVDLRKLVGTGPDGLILRKDVESAIAPRSAPSRPAETDSTVVPLDPLARRAAETFARSRREVPDATCWVDTDATALLAAKDTLNDTRNAGGAEPRIGLLAILARICVAALVRFPALNSAVVTDADGRATGVRHHAAVHLGFAAQTPRGLVVPVVHHAQGLTTARLAAEIARLTAAARAGTLTPAELTGGTFTLNNYGVFGVDGSTPIIHHPEAAMIGIGRIVPRPWAVDGELAVRRIVQLSFTFDHRVCDGATAGSFLRFVADAVEDPTVLLRHL; this comes from the coding sequence GTGGCCGCGGTACGCGAATTCCCCCTCCCCGACCTCGGCGAGGGCCTGACCTCCGCCGAGGTCGTCCGCTGGCTTGTCGGCGTCGGGGACGTCATCACCGTCGACCAACCCGTAGCCGAGGTCGAGACCGCCAAAGCCGTCGTCGAGGTGCCCTGCCCCTACGCCGGCGTCGTCACCTCCCTCGCGGGCCTGGCCGGTACCAGTGTCCCGGTCGGCACACCACTGATCACCGTGGCCGTCAGCGAGCCGGCAGCAGGGCGAACGGGCTCCGGGAACATCCTCGTCGGTTACGGCACCAGCACGGAACCCCCCCGAACCCGCCGCCGACGACGCGTCGGCGCTCCCGGAGCGCCCCCCGTACCGGCGCTCACCCCGACTCCCGGACCGGCGACGCCACTCGGGCCTTCCGCCCAGACCGTGGTCAAGGTCGTCTCGCCCCTCGTTCGCCGCTTCGCCCGCGAGAACTCCGTCGATCTCCGAAAACTCGTCGGCACCGGCCCGGACGGGCTGATTCTGCGCAAGGACGTGGAGAGTGCCATCGCCCCGCGTTCCGCTCCGTCGCGCCCGGCGGAGACCGACTCGACCGTCGTCCCGCTGGACCCGCTGGCGCGGCGCGCGGCGGAGACGTTCGCGCGCAGCAGGCGCGAGGTGCCGGACGCCACCTGCTGGGTCGACACGGATGCCACCGCGCTGCTCGCCGCCAAGGACACCCTCAACGACACCCGCAACGCTGGGGGCGCCGAGCCCAGAATCGGTCTCCTGGCGATCCTGGCCCGCATCTGCGTCGCCGCCCTGGTCCGCTTTCCCGCACTCAACTCCGCCGTCGTCACCGACGCGGACGGCCGCGCGACCGGCGTGCGCCACCACGCCGCCGTCCACCTGGGATTCGCCGCCCAGACCCCGCGCGGCCTGGTCGTGCCCGTGGTGCACCACGCTCAGGGCCTGACCACCGCTCGACTGGCCGCCGAGATCGCCCGGTTGACCGCCGCCGCCCGCGCGGGCACGCTCACTCCCGCCGAGTTGACCGGCGGCACGTTCACGCTCAACAACTACGGCGTCTTCGGTGTCGACGGCTCCACGCCCATCATCCACCACCCCGAGGCCGCGATGATCGGCATCGGCCGGATCGTCCCCAGGCCCTGGGCGGTGGACGGCGAACTGGCGGTCCGCAGGATCGTGCAGCTTTCGTTCACCTTTGACCACCGAGTCTGCGACGGCGCCACCGCCGGGTCCTTTCTGCGCTTCGTCGCCGACGCGGTCGAAGACCCCACGGTGCTGCTGCGCCACCTCTGA